The following proteins are encoded in a genomic region of Musa acuminata AAA Group cultivar baxijiao chromosome BXJ2-11, Cavendish_Baxijiao_AAA, whole genome shotgun sequence:
- the LOC103971264 gene encoding N-glycosylase/DNA lyase OGG1: MRPFQPLLATLAAPKPPSPLAGNMSKRRRVKPPLQPPSTPLPSSPSLSPPTKRKHGSTAPRLKPQRSLSAPLADAASGEWELLPVSRSELSLSLTFPTGQTFRWRRTDPSRFTGVVGPYLLSLRHLDGDPSGRVAFMLHNSDGGRSAAVRDALADYLNLGVSLADLWSRFSGADPRFAELAGQFDGGARVLRQEPVECVFQFLCSSNNNIGRIEKMVGVLSSFGEYLGTVGGFEFHEFPSLERLSLVTEQQLREAGFGYRAKYIVGAVRALQAKPGGGAEWLASLRGLELDEVIDALCTLPGVGPKVAACIALFSLDQHHAIPVDTHVWQIATRYLMPELAGTRLTPKLYRSVSEAFVAKFGEYAGWAQNVLFIGELPSQKVPIRLEVATLSKTESGDDEKRETKIAVANILSDDGSITRVEDASQPFTKL, from the exons ATGAGACCTTTCCAGCCATTATTGGCCACCCTCGCCGCCCCCAAACCCCCGTCTCCTCTCGCCGGAAACATGAGTAAGAGGCGGAGGGTTAAGCCTCCGCTGCAGCCTCCCTCCacccctcttccttcttctccatcGCTGTCCCCGCCGACGAAACGGAAGCATGGCTCGACTGCTCCCCGTCTCAAGCCCCAGCGATCCCTCTCCGCCCCTTTGGCCGATGCTGCTTCTGGAGAATGGGAGCTCCTCCCTGTCTCCCGCTCCGAGCTATCCCTCTCCCTCACCTTCCCCACTGGCCAGACCTTCCGGTGGCGCCGCACCGACCCCTCCCGCTTCACCGGCGTTGTGGGGCCCTACCTCCTCTCCCTCCGACACCTCGACGGCGATCCCTCTGGCCGCGTCGCCTTCATGCTCCACAATTCGGACGGCGGCAGAAGCGCCGCCGTGCGAGACGCCCTCGCCGACTACCTCAACCTCGGCGTGTCCCTCGCCGACCTCTGGAGCCGCTTCTCCGGCGCCGATCCACGCTTCGCCGAGCTAGCCGGCCAGTTCGACGGCGGCGCCCGTGTCCTCCGGCAGGAACCCGTGGAGTGTGTTTTCCAGTTCCTCTGCTCCTCTAATAACAACATCGGGCGGATTGAGAAGATGGTCGGCGTGCTCTCGTCGTTTGGGGAATATCTCGGGACGGTCGGAGGGTTCGAATTTCATGAGTTCCCGTCGCTTGAGAGGTTATCTCTTGTCACAGAGCAGCAGCTGCGAGAGGCTGGCTTTGGTTACAG GGCAAAATACATTGTTGGTGCAGTTAGAGCTCTGCAAGCAAAGCCTGGTGGAGGTGCAGAGTGGCTTGCCTCTCTTCGTGGCTTGGAGCTTGATGAGGTGATCGATGCACTTTGCACTCTACCAGGGGTGGGACCTAAGGTCGCTGCTTGCATTGCTCTTTTCTCCCTTGATCAGCACCATGCCATCCCTGTCGATACTCATGTTTGGCAG ATTGCAACCCGATATCTTATGCCAGAGCTTGCAGGCACACGGCTGACTCCGAAGCTCTACAGAAGTGTGTCTGAGGCATTTGTGGCCAAATTTGGGGAATATGCCGGTTGGGCACAGAATGTACTTTTCATTGGTGAATTACCTTCCCAGAAGGTTCCTATTCGATTAGAGGTTGCCACCCTGAGCAAGACAGAATCTGGTGATGATGAAAAACGAGAGACAAAAATTGCAGTCGCTAATATATTGTCAGACGATGGCTCAATCACTAG AGTTGAAGATGCTTCCCAGCCTTTCACAAAATTATGA